The Streptomyces sp. NBC_00335 DNA window ACGGATCGCGGAGGCCGCGGGCGTGGGCTACGAGGAGACCCTCACGGGCTTCAAGTGGATCTCCCGCGTCGAGGGCCTGCGCTACGGGTACGAAGAGGCGCTCGGCTACTGCGTGGACCCCGAGGGCGTCCGCGACAAGGACGGCGTCACGGCCGCCCTGCTCGTCGCGGAGCTGGCCTCGGAGCTCAAGGAGCAGGGCCGCACCCTGACCGACCTGCTGGACGACCTGGCGATGGAGCACGGTCTGCACGCCACCGACCAGCTGTCGGTCCGCGTGGAGGACCTGTCGGTCATCGCCTCGGCGATGGCGGCGCTGCGCGCGGAGCCCCCGGCCTCGCTGGCGGGCCTGCGGGTCACCTCGGCGGAGGACCTGAACGAGGGCACGGCGACGCTCCCGCCCACGGACGGTCTGCGCTACTACCTGGAGGGCGACTACAAGGCCCGGGTGATCGTCCGCCCGTCCGGCACGGAGCCCAAGCTGAAGTGCTACCTGGAGGTCGTGGTCCCGGTGGCGGACGCCTCCGACCTGCTCCCGGCCCGCGCCCGCGGCCAGGAAGTCCTCGACGCGATCAAGAAGGACCTCGCGGCGGCGGCCGGCATTTAGCCGCTCGTTGCGAGGGCCCCCCGAGCCTCCGGCTCGGGGGGCCCTCGCCGTATCCGGGTCAGGAAGGCGAGGGAGCGGGCGCCGGGCTCGCCGACGGCCGGACCACGTCGCCGAGCGTCGGGACCGCCTCCGGACGGGAGCGGACGGCGTCCGTGCACTCCCAGGCCCTCGGCGGATCCGCGTCGGGACCGCCCAGGACCACCGGGCCCGGCCCCGGCGACACCGCGTCGCTCTCCGCGAGCGTGCACACCAGCTGCGACAGCGCCACCGGGGGCAGGTCCTCGGGCTTGCGGCTCAGCCGTACGGTGCCCTGCGGATCTCCCGGCCGCGGCGCCGAGGCCGCCAGCAGGGCCGGCACCTCGCTGGTGAAGCCGGCCTCCCGCTCCTCCGCCGACGGCTCCCGCTGGAGCACCTCCAGCAGGGCCTGGGTGACGAGCACCGCCACGTCCGGCGCGGGCCGCTTCTCCGGCACCGGCACCACCCGCTGGACGCCCACCAGCTGCGCCCCGCAGACCAGTTCCACCGTGGCCCGGATGCCCTGCATCCCGCCGGTTCCGGCGGGCGTGCTCGGCGGCGTCGATGGTTTCTTGCAGGAGACCCGCGAGGGCGCCGGGCCCACGTCCACCGGCACGGTGGTCGCGCGGATCCCGCACCCCGACAGGAGTCCCAGGGACAGCAGGCTCAGGACCGTCACCGCGGCCGTCGCGCCACGCCCCGCCGTCCTGCGCTCCGCCGTTCCGCGACCCGTCGAACCGGGCTTCGCCGTCCTACGCCTCGTCGTCATCGTCACCGGCGATCACCTTCCCCACGTCCACCGGCAGCCGCAGCGTGAACAGCGCACCGCCCTGCGCCCCGTTCTCCGCGGTGATGTCGCCGCCGTGGATGTGCGCGTTCTCCATCGCGATGGACAGCCCGAGCCCGCTGCCGTCGGACTTCGGCCGCGACGCGCTCGCCTTGTAGAACCGGTCGAAGACGTGCGGCAGTACGGCCTCGGGGATGCCCGGCCCGTTGTCCCGTACGGCGATGACCAGCCAGTCCCCCTCCACCCGGATGGAGACCCGGACCGGCGATCCGCCGTGCTTGAGCGCGTTGCCGATCAGGTTGGCCAGGATCACGTCGAGCCGCCGCGGGTCGAGCCGCGCCACGATGCCGCGCTCCGCGTCGAGTTCGACCGCGTCCAGCCACGCCCGCGTGTCGATGCACGCCGTCACCTGGTCGGCGACGTCCACGTCGTCCAGCACCAGCCGCGCCGTTCCCGCGTCGAAGCGGGTGACCTCCATGAGGTTCTCCACCAGGTCGTTCAGCCGCCTGGTCTCGCTCACGACCAGCCCCACCGCCGGTGCGATCATCGGATCGAGATCGTCGACCTCGTCCTCCAGCACCTCGGCGACCGCCGTCAACGCCGTCAGCGGCGTGCGCAGTTCGTGGGACATGTCCGCGACGAACCGCCGGCTGGACTCCTCCCGCGCGCTCATGTCGGCGACCTTCTTCTCCAGCGCCTCCGCCGTCTTGTTGAAGGTGTGGGCCAGGTCGGCGAGTTCGTCCGTCCCC harbors:
- a CDS encoding sensor histidine kinase, which encodes MIRALFAGRRWTSLRLRLLVVFALVALTAAVSASGIAYWLNREAVLTRTQDAALGDFRQEMQDRAAALPADPTQEELQHTAEMMAGSSPGYSVLLVDEKDGRKVAGSGGLDAFSLADVPKSLQHAVDDRQKTTSANDAEYHVYWQRTKPDGNPYLVGGTRIVGGGPTGYMYKSLAQERDDLNALAWSLTIATGLALLGSALLAQAAARTVLRPVQRLGDAARRLGEGELDHRLEVSGTDELADLAHTFNKTAEALEKKVADMSAREESSRRFVADMSHELRTPLTALTAVAEVLEDEVDDLDPMIAPAVGLVVSETRRLNDLVENLMEVTRFDAGTARLVLDDVDVADQVTACIDTRAWLDAVELDAERGIVARLDPRRLDVILANLIGNALKHGGSPVRVSIRVEGDWLVIAVRDNGPGIPEAVLPHVFDRFYKASASRPKSDGSGLGLSIAMENAHIHGGDITAENGAQGGALFTLRLPVDVGKVIAGDDDDEA